A stretch of the Desulforamulus ferrireducens genome encodes the following:
- a CDS encoding flavin reductase family protein, with the protein MSKWRCTVCGYIYEGVEPPETCPLCGVDKTHFEKVVEEKTGNCEDAIKKALRHISYGLYIVSSRQGEKINGQCANTVFQITSDPVRLAIGINKNNLTHEYIQASQVFSVSILDTNGLDLVKKFGFRSGREVDKFTDVNYELGTTATPLLQDCLAALECKVVGSMDLGTHTLFIGEVVCALTKGAGEPMTYALYHQIKNKPAATPPQEASQWRCKVCGYIHTGQQPPEVCPVCNVGPEEFEKI; encoded by the coding sequence ATGAGTAAATGGCGCTGTACTGTCTGTGGTTATATTTATGAGGGAGTGGAGCCACCGGAAACTTGCCCCCTTTGTGGTGTGGACAAAACACATTTTGAAAAGGTAGTGGAGGAAAAGACGGGAAATTGTGAGGATGCTATAAAAAAGGCACTGCGTCATATTAGCTATGGTTTATATATTGTGTCCTCGCGGCAGGGTGAAAAAATTAACGGCCAATGTGCCAACACTGTCTTCCAAATCACCTCAGATCCCGTGAGACTGGCCATTGGTATTAACAAAAACAACCTTACCCATGAATATATCCAAGCAAGTCAGGTATTTTCCGTCAGTATACTGGACACCAACGGTTTGGATTTGGTTAAAAAATTTGGCTTTCGTTCGGGCAGAGAGGTGGATAAGTTTACTGACGTAAATTATGAATTGGGTACTACGGCTACACCTTTGCTGCAAGACTGTCTGGCTGCGCTGGAATGCAAAGTGGTGGGCAGCATGGATCTGGGAACCCACACACTATTTATCGGGGAGGTTGTTTGTGCGCTGACAAAGGGTGCTGGCGAACCTATGACCTATGCCCTGTATCATCAGATTAAAAATAAGCCTGCAGCCACCCCTCCCCAGGAAGCTTCCCAATGGCGTTGCAAGGTCTGCGGCTATATCCATACTGGCCAACAGCCGCCGGAAGTATGTCCTGTCTGTAATGTCGGTCCCGAAGAGTTTGAAAAAATATAA
- the rnhA gene encoding ribonuclease HI: MNSLKEVTIYTDGACSGNPGPGGYGVVMLYKDQRKELSAGFNNTTNNRMELLAAIVGLENLKEPCKVTLYTDSQYLVNAVEKGWAKKWRANGWMRNKKEPALNADLWERILQQLDRHQVKFIWVKGHAGNPENERCDRLAVEAAKQPNLPDDVRS; the protein is encoded by the coding sequence ATGAATAGCTTAAAAGAAGTAACCATTTATACAGACGGTGCCTGTTCCGGGAATCCTGGCCCCGGTGGTTATGGTGTAGTAATGCTTTACAAAGACCAACGCAAGGAGCTTTCAGCAGGATTTAATAATACCACCAACAATCGCATGGAACTGCTAGCTGCCATTGTGGGACTGGAAAATCTCAAAGAACCCTGTAAGGTTACCCTCTACACAGACTCTCAATATTTAGTAAATGCGGTGGAAAAGGGCTGGGCCAAAAAATGGCGGGCTAACGGTTGGATGCGTAACAAAAAGGAACCGGCCCTCAACGCTGACCTCTGGGAAAGAATTTTACAACAGTTGGACCGACATCAGGTAAAATTCATCTGGGTCAAGGGCCATGCAGGTAATCCAGAAAATGAGCGCTGCGACCGTTTGGCAGTGGAGGCTGCAAAACAACCGAATTTACCGGATGATGTGAGAAGTTGA
- the pepF gene encoding oligoendopeptidase F: MNSNIKHRDEIEEQYKWNLTTMYQSPEEVEKDLALVKELLAKFMGYQGKLGDQDTLLEALLLQDQMEQLVEKSYTYAHMKLDEDNANTMSLALFDRVRSLYVHYTESTSFFMPELMKLDFATLQSYAADERFKDYRHFIQEIGRNKEHVLSDVEEKILSSFGELAGAPKSIFQTLNNADLKFGEVLSEDGSPVELTHGRYQSLIQSTNREVRKSAYNELYRVYKSFKNTIAQTYINSVKKDCLFARLRKFNSALEASTHADNVDVAVYNNLIDTVHKNIGLLHQYIDFRKQVMGLPEIYMYDLYVPLVTELKKTYPYEEAVKLVLQGLEKLGDKYVSDLRHGLENGWVDIYENKGKTSGAYSTGAYGYHPYILLNYNDTLNDVFTLAHEAGHAMHTFYSHQNQPYRNASYTIFVAEVASTLNESLLMHYLLNKTNDAKEKLYLLNYNLEQVRTTVFRQTMFAEFEKIVHEKVEQGVSLTPDALCEIYYDLNKFYYQGVQMDDEIALEWTRIPHFYNAFYVYKYATGMSAAVALANGILQGGQTELNKYLEFLASGGKDYPINLLKQAGVDMATPQPVEACLHSFQENLQAAAKLV, from the coding sequence TTGAACAGTAACATCAAGCACAGAGATGAAATAGAAGAACAATACAAATGGAACCTTACTACCATGTACCAAAGCCCCGAGGAAGTGGAGAAGGATTTAGCTCTGGTTAAGGAGCTATTGGCAAAGTTTATGGGCTATCAGGGGAAACTGGGGGATCAAGATACTCTCTTAGAGGCCTTATTGTTACAGGATCAAATGGAGCAGCTGGTGGAAAAAAGCTACACCTATGCTCATATGAAGTTGGATGAAGACAATGCCAACACAATGTCCCTCGCCCTCTTTGATCGGGTTAGGAGTCTTTATGTGCATTACACCGAAAGCACCAGTTTCTTTATGCCAGAATTGATGAAACTGGATTTTGCCACCTTGCAGAGTTATGCCGCAGATGAACGATTTAAGGATTACCGCCACTTCATTCAGGAAATTGGCCGGAATAAAGAACATGTCCTTTCGGATGTAGAGGAGAAAATTCTCTCCTCCTTTGGCGAACTGGCCGGTGCACCTAAGAGTATTTTTCAAACCCTCAATAATGCAGATTTAAAATTTGGCGAGGTACTGAGCGAGGACGGTTCCCCGGTGGAACTCACCCATGGGCGCTACCAAAGTCTGATCCAAAGTACTAACCGTGAGGTTCGTAAGTCTGCCTATAACGAGCTGTACCGTGTATATAAGTCCTTTAAAAATACCATTGCCCAAACCTATATTAATTCCGTAAAAAAGGATTGTCTTTTTGCCCGCTTGAGAAAGTTTAACAGTGCTCTGGAAGCCAGCACACACGCAGACAATGTTGACGTAGCGGTGTACAACAATTTAATAGACACTGTGCATAAAAACATTGGGCTGTTGCATCAATATATAGATTTCCGCAAGCAGGTTATGGGATTACCGGAAATTTATATGTATGATTTATATGTACCCTTGGTGACAGAATTAAAGAAGACCTACCCCTATGAAGAGGCTGTTAAGCTTGTCTTGCAGGGCTTAGAAAAACTGGGGGATAAGTACGTCAGCGATTTACGGCATGGTTTAGAAAACGGTTGGGTGGATATCTATGAAAACAAGGGTAAAACCTCCGGAGCCTATTCCACCGGGGCCTATGGCTACCATCCCTACATTTTATTAAACTACAACGACACTTTAAATGATGTGTTCACCCTGGCCCATGAAGCCGGTCACGCCATGCACACCTTTTATTCGCACCAAAACCAACCCTACCGTAATGCCAGCTATACTATTTTTGTGGCCGAGGTGGCATCCACCCTGAATGAAAGTCTGTTAATGCATTACCTACTGAATAAAACCAACGATGCCAAAGAAAAATTATACCTGCTCAATTACAACCTGGAACAAGTTCGCACCACCGTCTTCCGCCAAACCATGTTCGCGGAATTTGAAAAAATTGTTCACGAAAAGGTGGAACAGGGAGTCAGCCTAACACCGGATGCCCTTTGTGAAATCTACTACGACCTAAACAAATTCTACTACCAGGGCGTGCAAATGGATGATGAAATTGCCCTGGAATGGACCCGCATTCCCCATTTTTACAACGCCTTCTATGTCTATAAATATGCCACCGGTATGAGCGCAGCGGTGGCCCTGGCAAACGGCATTTTGCAAGGCGGCCAAACTGAGCTGAATAAATACCTGGAATTCCTGGCCAGTGGTGGTAAGGATTATCCCATCAACCTCCTGAAACAGGCAGGCGTGGATATGGCAACCCCGCAGCCGGTAGAGGCTTGCTTGCATTCCTTCCAGGAAAATTTGCAGGCGGCGGCAAAGCTGGTGTAG